The Collimonas fungivorans Ter331 genome has a segment encoding these proteins:
- a CDS encoding glucan biosynthesis protein G — protein MHLNLFQRTPSALARVRSVILPVALLLPWMGGNAFAFDFNNVAKQAKELAASSYSKPEGNLPKEISNLDYEQYKDIRFLPEKFTWRSQKLPFELAFFHEGYAFDQPVKISEINGQSVKEIRFDPNDFDYGGNKVDPRKLRGLGFAGFRVHYPLNTSKYKDEVLSFLGASYFRALGKDQTYGLSARGLAIDTGLSSGEEFPRFTEFWVERPKASDKELTIYALLNSRRVTGAYRFVLKPGSDTTVDVKAQLYLRENVSKLGLAPLTSMYLHGDNQRSQGEDYRPEVHDSDGLSVASGTGEWIWRPLVNPKRLLVTSYSLSNPAGFGLMQRDRDFGSYQDLDAKYERRPSAWIQPKGNWGSGRVELVQIPTPDETNDNVVAFWVPENVPKVGQPFNLEYTLSWQKEAEKRPPLSWVTQTRRGFGYQKKSDDNSIGLVVDFDGPVFKKLSDKVQPEGVVSADDNGKVLETKVFRNEATGGWRMTVRVRRNEDNKPVELRGFLRGGSTTLSETWSYILPPN, from the coding sequence ATGCATTTAAATTTGTTTCAGCGGACGCCGTCGGCTCTAGCACGGGTACGCTCAGTCATCCTGCCGGTCGCCTTGTTGCTGCCGTGGATGGGCGGCAATGCTTTCGCCTTCGATTTCAACAATGTTGCCAAGCAGGCAAAGGAACTGGCGGCCAGTTCGTATAGCAAGCCGGAAGGCAACTTGCCGAAAGAAATCAGCAATCTCGATTACGAGCAGTACAAGGATATCCGTTTTTTGCCGGAAAAATTTACCTGGCGCAGCCAGAAACTGCCCTTTGAACTGGCGTTTTTCCATGAGGGATACGCCTTCGACCAGCCGGTCAAGATCAGCGAAATCAACGGTCAGAGCGTGAAGGAAATCCGGTTCGACCCGAATGACTTCGATTACGGCGGCAACAAGGTCGATCCGCGCAAGCTGCGCGGACTGGGTTTCGCCGGCTTCCGCGTGCATTACCCGCTCAACACCAGCAAATATAAGGACGAAGTGTTGTCCTTCCTCGGCGCCAGTTACTTCCGCGCCTTGGGCAAGGACCAGACCTACGGGCTGTCGGCCCGGGGCCTGGCGATCGACACCGGCCTGAGTTCAGGCGAGGAATTCCCGCGCTTTACCGAATTCTGGGTCGAGCGGCCGAAGGCCAGCGACAAGGAACTCACCATCTATGCCTTGCTCAATTCGCGCCGTGTCACCGGCGCCTATCGTTTTGTGCTGAAGCCGGGCTCGGACACCACGGTCGATGTCAAGGCCCAGCTGTACCTGCGCGAAAACGTCAGCAAGCTGGGGCTGGCGCCGCTGACCAGCATGTATCTGCATGGCGACAACCAGCGCTCGCAAGGCGAGGATTACCGGCCGGAAGTACACGACTCCGACGGTTTGTCGGTCGCCTCCGGCACCGGCGAGTGGATCTGGCGGCCGCTGGTCAATCCGAAGCGGCTGCTGGTGACGTCTTATTCGCTGAGCAACCCGGCCGGTTTCGGCCTGATGCAGCGCGACCGCGATTTCGGCAGCTACCAGGACCTCGACGCCAAGTACGAACGGCGTCCCAGCGCCTGGATCCAGCCCAAGGGCAACTGGGGCAGCGGCAGGGTAGAGCTGGTGCAGATCCCGACGCCGGATGAAACTAACGACAACGTGGTGGCGTTCTGGGTGCCGGAAAACGTGCCCAAGGTTGGTCAGCCTTTCAATCTGGAATACACTTTGTCATGGCAGAAGGAAGCCGAAAAGCGGCCGCCCCTGTCATGGGTGACGCAGACCAGGCGCGGTTTCGGCTACCAGAAGAAGAGCGACGACAACAGCATCGGCCTGGTGGTCGATTTTGACGGCCCGGTATTCAAGAAACTGTCCGACAAAGTGCAGCCAGAAGGCGTGGTCAGCGCCGACGACAACGGCAAGGTGCTGGAGACCAAGGTGTTCCGCAACGAGGCTACCGGCGGCTGGCGCATGACGGTGCGCGTGCGGCGCAACGAAGACAACAAACCGGTCGAACTGCGTGGATTCTTGCGTGGCGGCAGCACAACCTTATCTGAAACCTGGAGTTACATATTACCGCCCAACTAG
- a CDS encoding dihydrofolate reductase: MTPRLTIIVATDARNGIGIRNTLPWHLPEDLAHFKRTTSGHPIIMGRKTFESIGRPLPQRRNIVITRNPGWRHDGVESAPSLAAAAVMVGDAEAFIIGGAEIYAAAQDLTQRLIVTEIQHSFDCDAFFPARDPSQWQEISRETHHSEANGFDYAFVVYQRLSPELSVASS, from the coding sequence ATGACTCCTCGCCTCACCATTATTGTCGCGACCGACGCCCGCAACGGCATCGGCATCCGCAACACCCTGCCCTGGCATCTGCCGGAGGACCTGGCGCATTTCAAACGCACTACTTCGGGCCATCCCATCATCATGGGCCGCAAGACTTTTGAATCGATAGGCCGGCCGCTGCCGCAGCGGCGCAATATCGTCATCACCCGCAATCCCGGCTGGCGCCACGACGGCGTCGAAAGCGCGCCTTCGCTGGCCGCTGCAGCCGTCATGGTCGGCGACGCCGAGGCGTTCATCATCGGCGGCGCCGAGATCTATGCCGCGGCGCAGGACCTGACGCAGCGCCTGATCGTCACCGAAATCCAGCACAGCTTCGACTGCGACGCCTTTTTCCCGGCGCGCGATCCGTCGCAATGGCAGGAAATCTCCCGCGAAACCCATCACTCCGAGGCCAACGGTTTCGACTACGCTTTTGTGGTGTACCAGCGGCTTTCGCCCGAGCTTAGCGTGGCCAGCAGCTGA
- a CDS encoding glucan biosynthesis protein gives MLRRDFLKASAALAAAGFPATSLLAAATAPAQLKFLGQPQAFDYAWLKGHAKQLAGKAYEPPVNHIPPEVKALDWDQYQAISYRDGHALWGEEQLRFQVKFFHLGLFFKSPVQIYELKNGQAQELAYDSAMFNYGKSGLKADHMPKDLGFAGFRVNFHTDLERDITAFLGASYFRAVGAEWQYGLSARGLAIDCGMDKPEEFPMFTSFWLERPAKDSGKLVVYALLDSPSVAGAYRFEIQPSATMVMDVDVALYPRKTIERMGVAPLTSMFQYGENDRRIGASDDWRPEIHDSDGLAMQRGNGEWIWRPLTNPEHLRFNAYQDENPRGFGLLQRDRNFDHYQDDGVFYDRRPSLWVEPKSGWGKGAVQLVEIPTADETFDNIVAFWNPADKPQAGQERLFAYRLHWGSKMPFSPPLAQVAATRTGMGGVVGQKRTYYSRRFAIDFAGGDLALLGKDAKVKPMISVSRGKVEITSARPLDAIHGYRVMFDLKPTDDSVEPIDIRVYLAADSQPLSETWLYQWTPLAPAKRIF, from the coding sequence ATGTTACGACGTGATTTTCTGAAGGCGTCGGCGGCTCTCGCTGCCGCCGGTTTCCCAGCTACCTCGCTGCTGGCCGCGGCAACCGCGCCGGCGCAACTGAAATTCCTGGGGCAGCCGCAAGCCTTTGATTACGCCTGGCTCAAGGGCCATGCCAAACAACTGGCCGGCAAAGCCTATGAACCGCCGGTGAACCATATTCCGCCAGAGGTCAAGGCGCTCGACTGGGATCAGTACCAGGCGATCAGCTACCGTGACGGCCATGCTCTGTGGGGCGAGGAGCAGCTGCGTTTCCAGGTCAAGTTTTTCCACCTTGGCCTGTTCTTCAAGAGCCCGGTGCAGATCTACGAATTGAAGAACGGCCAGGCGCAGGAACTGGCTTACGACTCGGCGATGTTCAACTACGGCAAGAGCGGCCTGAAAGCGGACCACATGCCGAAGGACCTGGGTTTTGCCGGCTTCCGTGTCAATTTCCATACCGATCTCGAACGCGACATCACGGCGTTCCTCGGCGCCAGTTATTTCCGCGCGGTCGGCGCCGAGTGGCAGTATGGTTTGTCGGCCCGCGGCCTGGCGATCGATTGCGGCATGGACAAGCCGGAAGAATTTCCGATGTTTACCAGTTTCTGGCTGGAGCGTCCGGCCAAGGATTCAGGCAAGCTGGTGGTCTACGCGCTGCTTGATTCGCCTAGCGTCGCCGGCGCCTATCGTTTCGAGATCCAGCCTTCGGCCACCATGGTGATGGATGTGGACGTCGCGCTGTACCCGCGCAAAACGATCGAGCGCATGGGCGTGGCGCCGCTGACCAGCATGTTCCAGTACGGCGAGAACGACCGCCGCATCGGCGCCAGCGACGACTGGCGTCCGGAGATCCACGATTCCGACGGCCTCGCCATGCAGCGCGGCAACGGCGAATGGATCTGGCGGCCGCTGACCAATCCCGAACACCTGCGCTTCAACGCCTACCAGGATGAGAATCCGCGCGGTTTCGGCCTGCTGCAGCGCGACCGCAATTTCGACCACTACCAGGATGACGGCGTGTTCTACGACCGCCGCCCGAGCCTGTGGGTGGAACCTAAATCGGGCTGGGGCAAGGGCGCGGTACAATTGGTGGAAATCCCGACCGCCGACGAAACCTTCGACAACATCGTCGCCTTCTGGAACCCGGCCGACAAGCCGCAGGCAGGGCAGGAGCGCTTGTTTGCCTATCGCCTGCACTGGGGCAGCAAGATGCCGTTCTCGCCGCCGCTGGCGCAGGTTGCCGCGACGCGTACCGGCATGGGCGGCGTCGTCGGCCAGAAGCGCACTTATTATTCACGCCGTTTCGCGATCGATTTTGCCGGCGGCGACCTGGCCCTGCTGGGCAAGGACGCCAAGGTCAAGCCGATGATCAGCGTCTCGCGCGGCAAGGTTGAAATTACCTCGGCGCGTCCGCTGGATGCGATCCACGGTTATCGCGTGATGTTCGACCTGAAGCCGACCGACGATAGCGTCGAGCCGATTGATATCCGGGTTTACCTGGCGGCGGACAGCCAGCCGTTGAGCGAGACCTGGCTGTACCAATGGACCCCGCTGGCGCCGGCCAAGCGTATTTTCTAA
- the mdoH gene encoding glucans biosynthesis glucosyltransferase MdoH, whose amino-acid sequence MGLPDNCDRYLDRLPLSAERRANLSKQLAADGAAPMAALHRALAGDAGTGAAADLANPAYGSVAARLQLAFTQAPIAGQAGPADAADRHQMPDISTDDIGRARIAIAPPLQRTPIVAHPWGTLNPLVRWIETANKQFDLRPRAKQRRHKKPARSTELPQPEPLPVAEVDSHDQHKSKSRGNLRRIVLLLLMLAQTAMATYFMSAVLPYHGDKPLELVTLGLFALLFCWVSAGFWTAMAGFLVLMRGTDRYVISREEAAPGPIPASARTAIVMPICNEDVTRVFAGLRATYESVAASGELDRFDFFVLSDSGDSDICSAELDAWASLCRTIGGFGRIFYRHRRRRVKRKSGNIDDFCRRWGANYSYMIVLDADSVMSGSCLTTLVRLMEANPTAGIVQTAPRAAGRDTLYARIQQFSTRVYGPLFTAGLHYWQLGESHYWGHNAIIRLQPFMEHCALAPLPGEGALAGEILSHDFVEAALMRRAGWGVWIAYDLAGSYEEMPPNLLDELKRDRRWCQGNLMNFRLFLARGMHAVHRAVFVTGVMAYLSAPLWFLSLMLSTVLLAVHTLVAPEYFVTPGQLFPVWPEWHPDRALALFSATATLLFLPKVLSVVLIWAKGAREFGGAIRLTLSMIMELLFSMLLAPVRMLFHTRFVIGAFLGWTISWKSPPREDAETSWGEAMRRHGGHTLLGLLWGGGVYWLEPGFLWWLLPIVGSLMLSIPLSVFSSRVTLGRSFRHARLFVIPEEVDLPPELAATTVYNDNGKVLAQFNDAVIDPVINALVCAAVSARPAVPASALAARAALLQAALKGGPDGLSPRQKNALLDDPLTLSQLHFEVWNSEQANRRWQSLAR is encoded by the coding sequence ATGGGCCTGCCGGATAATTGTGATCGCTATCTGGATCGCCTGCCTTTGTCGGCGGAGCGGCGCGCGAATTTGTCCAAGCAGCTGGCGGCGGATGGCGCTGCGCCGATGGCTGCCTTGCACCGGGCCCTGGCCGGAGATGCGGGCACAGGTGCAGCGGCGGACCTTGCCAACCCCGCCTATGGATCGGTGGCGGCACGCTTGCAACTGGCTTTTACGCAGGCGCCGATTGCGGGCCAGGCCGGCCCGGCCGATGCAGCCGACCGGCATCAGATGCCGGACATCAGCACCGATGACATCGGCCGCGCTCGCATCGCCATCGCACCGCCGTTGCAGCGTACGCCGATCGTGGCCCATCCCTGGGGAACCCTGAATCCGCTGGTGCGCTGGATCGAAACCGCCAACAAGCAATTCGACCTGCGGCCGCGCGCCAAGCAGCGGCGCCATAAGAAGCCCGCGCGCTCGACCGAGCTGCCGCAGCCGGAGCCGTTGCCGGTAGCCGAGGTCGACAGCCATGACCAGCACAAGAGCAAGTCGCGCGGCAACCTGCGGCGCATCGTGCTGCTGTTGCTGATGCTGGCGCAGACGGCAATGGCGACGTATTTCATGAGCGCAGTGCTGCCGTATCACGGCGACAAGCCGCTGGAACTGGTCACGCTGGGCTTGTTCGCGCTGTTGTTCTGCTGGGTTTCGGCCGGCTTCTGGACTGCCATGGCCGGTTTCCTGGTGCTGATGCGCGGCACCGACCGTTATGTGATTTCGCGCGAAGAAGCCGCCCCCGGGCCGATCCCGGCCAGCGCCAGGACGGCGATCGTGATGCCGATCTGTAATGAAGACGTCACCAGGGTCTTCGCCGGCCTGCGCGCCACCTACGAATCGGTTGCCGCCAGCGGCGAGCTGGACCGGTTCGATTTCTTCGTCCTGAGCGACAGCGGCGACAGCGATATCTGCAGCGCCGAACTGGACGCCTGGGCCAGCCTGTGCCGCACCATAGGCGGCTTTGGCCGCATCTTCTACCGCCACCGGCGGCGCCGCGTAAAACGCAAGAGCGGCAATATCGACGATTTCTGCCGGCGCTGGGGCGCCAACTACAGCTACATGATCGTGCTCGACGCCGACAGCGTCATGAGCGGCAGCTGCCTGACGACGCTGGTGCGCCTGATGGAAGCCAATCCGACCGCCGGCATCGTGCAGACCGCGCCGCGCGCCGCCGGCCGCGACACCTTGTATGCACGCATCCAGCAGTTTTCGACGCGCGTGTACGGCCCCCTGTTTACTGCCGGTCTGCACTACTGGCAGCTGGGCGAATCGCACTATTGGGGCCACAACGCCATCATCCGCCTGCAGCCGTTCATGGAGCACTGCGCCCTGGCGCCGCTGCCGGGCGAGGGCGCCCTGGCCGGTGAAATCCTGTCGCATGACTTTGTCGAAGCGGCGCTGATGCGGCGCGCCGGCTGGGGCGTGTGGATCGCCTACGACCTGGCCGGCAGCTATGAAGAAATGCCGCCCAACCTGCTCGACGAACTGAAACGCGACCGCCGCTGGTGCCAGGGCAACCTGATGAATTTCCGTCTGTTCCTGGCGCGCGGCATGCATGCGGTGCATCGCGCGGTGTTCGTCACCGGCGTCATGGCTTACCTGTCGGCGCCGCTGTGGTTCCTGTCGCTGATGCTGTCGACGGTATTGCTGGCGGTGCATACGCTGGTGGCGCCGGAATATTTCGTGACGCCTGGCCAACTGTTCCCGGTCTGGCCGGAATGGCATCCGGACCGGGCCCTGGCCTTGTTCAGCGCCACCGCCACCTTGCTGTTCTTGCCTAAGGTGCTGAGCGTGGTGCTGATCTGGGCCAAGGGCGCGCGCGAATTCGGCGGCGCCATACGCCTGACGCTCAGCATGATCATGGAACTGCTGTTTTCGATGCTGCTGGCGCCGGTGCGCATGCTGTTCCATACGCGTTTTGTGATCGGCGCTTTCCTGGGCTGGACCATCAGCTGGAAATCGCCGCCGCGCGAGGATGCCGAGACCAGCTGGGGCGAAGCGATGCGCCGCCACGGCGGCCATACGCTGCTGGGCCTGTTGTGGGGCGGCGGCGTGTATTGGCTGGAACCGGGTTTCCTGTGGTGGCTGTTGCCTATCGTCGGCTCGTTGATGCTGTCGATTCCTTTGTCGGTATTCTCCAGCCGGGTGACGCTTGGCCGCAGCTTCCGCCACGCCCGCCTGTTCGTGATTCCGGAAGAGGTCGACCTGCCGCCTGAACTGGCGGCCACCACCGTCTACAACGACAATGGCAAGGTGCTGGCGCAATTCAACGATGCGGTGATTGATCCGGTCATCAACGCCTTGGTGTGCGCAGCGGTCAGCGCGCGTCCGGCGGTGCCGGCCAGCGCCCTGGCGGCGCGTGCGGCGCTGCTGCAGGCTGCATTGAAAGGCGGCCCCGACGGTTTGTCGCCGCGTCAAAAGAATGCATTGCTGGACGATCCCCTGACCTTGTCCCAACTGCATTTCGAAGTCTGGAATTCGGAGCAAGCCAACCGGCGCTGGCAGTCCCTGGCGCGCTGA
- a CDS encoding arginine/lysine/ornithine decarboxylase: MKFRFPIVIIDEDFRSENTSGLGIRALADAMEAEGMEVLGVTSYGDLSQFAQQQSRASAFILSIDDEEFGAGSFEETDHALKSLRAFVEEIRHKNADIPIYLYGETRTSRHIPNDILRELHGFIHMFEDTPEFVARHIIREAKSYLDGLSPPFFRALVHYAQDGSYSWHCPGHSGGVAFLKSPIGQMFHQFFGENMLRADVCNAVEELGQLLDHTGPVADSERNAARIFNADHCYFVTNGTSTSNKMVWHSTVAPGDIVVVDRNCHKSILHSIIMTGAIPVFLMPTRNHLGIIGPIPLEEFTLESIRKKIEANPFAREAVNKKPRILTITQSTYDGVIYNVETLKNMLDGEIDTLHFDEAWLPHATFHDFYKDMHAIGKDRPRAKKSMIFSTQSTHKLLAGLSQASQILVRESESVQLDQDAFNEAYLMHTSTSPQYSIIASCDVAAAMMEAPGGTALVEESILEALDFRRAMKKIDEEWGKDWWFQVWGPNSFSEDGIGSREDWVIRAEDDWHGFGNLAPNFNMLDPIKATIVTPGLSLEGKFGESGIPASIVTKYLAEHGVIVEKCGLYSFFIMFTIGITKGRWNTLLTALQQFKDDYDKNQPIWRILPEFAAANHGKNVRYERLGLRDLCQQIHETYKSYDVARLTTEMYLSDMQPAMKPSDAFAKMAHREIDRVPIDQLEGRVTSILLTPYPPGIPLLIPGERFNKTIVDYLKFARDFNEKFPGFETDVHGLVKREVNGKRDYFVDCVRQ, encoded by the coding sequence ATGAAATTCCGCTTCCCCATCGTCATCATTGACGAAGACTTCCGTTCCGAAAATACTTCCGGCCTGGGCATCCGCGCACTCGCCGACGCCATGGAGGCAGAAGGCATGGAGGTGCTGGGCGTCACCAGTTACGGCGACCTGTCGCAGTTCGCCCAGCAGCAATCGCGGGCATCGGCCTTCATCCTGTCGATCGACGACGAAGAGTTCGGCGCCGGTTCGTTCGAGGAAACCGACCACGCGCTGAAATCGTTGCGCGCCTTTGTCGAGGAAATCCGCCACAAGAACGCCGACATCCCGATCTACCTGTACGGCGAAACCCGCACCTCGCGCCATATCCCCAACGATATCCTGCGCGAGCTGCACGGCTTCATCCACATGTTCGAAGACACGCCGGAATTCGTCGCGCGCCATATCATCCGCGAAGCCAAATCGTACCTGGACGGTCTGTCGCCGCCCTTCTTCCGCGCGCTGGTGCATTATGCGCAAGACGGTTCCTATTCCTGGCACTGCCCGGGGCACTCGGGCGGCGTCGCCTTCCTGAAATCGCCTATCGGCCAGATGTTCCACCAGTTCTTCGGTGAAAACATGCTGCGCGCCGACGTCTGCAACGCGGTGGAAGAACTCGGCCAGCTGCTCGACCATACCGGCCCGGTCGCCGATTCGGAACGCAATGCGGCGCGCATCTTCAATGCCGACCACTGCTACTTCGTCACCAACGGCACCAGCACCAGCAACAAGATGGTGTGGCACTCCACCGTCGCCCCCGGCGATATCGTGGTGGTCGACCGCAACTGCCACAAATCGATCCTGCACTCGATCATCATGACCGGCGCGATTCCGGTGTTCCTGATGCCGACCCGCAACCACCTCGGCATCATCGGCCCGATCCCGCTGGAAGAATTCACGCTGGAAAGCATCCGCAAGAAAATCGAAGCCAATCCGTTTGCGCGCGAAGCGGTCAACAAGAAGCCACGCATCCTGACCATCACGCAGTCGACCTACGACGGCGTGATCTATAACGTCGAGACGCTGAAAAACATGCTGGACGGCGAGATCGATACCCTGCACTTCGATGAAGCCTGGCTGCCGCATGCGACTTTCCACGACTTCTACAAAGACATGCATGCGATCGGCAAGGACCGTCCGCGCGCCAAGAAATCGATGATCTTCTCGACCCAGTCGACCCACAAGCTGCTGGCCGGCCTGTCGCAAGCCTCGCAGATCCTGGTGCGCGAATCGGAGAGCGTGCAGCTGGACCAGGACGCTTTCAACGAAGCCTACCTGATGCATACCTCGACTTCGCCGCAATACTCGATCATCGCTTCCTGCGACGTCGCCGCGGCCATGATGGAAGCGCCGGGCGGCACTGCGCTGGTGGAAGAGAGCATCCTGGAAGCGCTCGATTTCCGCCGCGCCATGAAGAAGATCGACGAAGAATGGGGCAAGGACTGGTGGTTCCAGGTGTGGGGACCGAACAGCTTTTCGGAAGACGGCATCGGCAGCCGCGAAGACTGGGTCATCCGTGCCGAAGACGACTGGCACGGTTTCGGCAACCTGGCGCCGAACTTCAACATGCTCGACCCGATCAAGGCCACCATCGTCACGCCTGGCTTGTCGCTGGAAGGCAAGTTCGGCGAGAGCGGAATCCCGGCCTCGATCGTCACCAAGTACCTGGCCGAGCACGGCGTTATTGTCGAGAAATGCGGCCTGTATTCGTTCTTCATCATGTTCACCATCGGCATCACCAAGGGCCGCTGGAACACGTTGCTGACCGCCTTGCAGCAGTTCAAGGACGATTACGACAAGAACCAGCCGATCTGGCGTATCCTGCCTGAGTTCGCCGCCGCCAACCACGGCAAGAACGTGCGCTACGAGCGGCTCGGCTTGCGCGACCTGTGCCAGCAGATCCATGAAACCTACAAATCATACGACGTGGCGCGCCTGACCACTGAAATGTATTTGTCCGACATGCAGCCGGCCATGAAACCGTCCGATGCCTTCGCCAAGATGGCGCACCGCGAAATCGACCGCGTCCCTATCGACCAGCTCGAAGGCCGCGTCACCTCGATCCTGCTGACGCCGTACCCGCCGGGCATCCCGCTGCTGATCCCGGGTGAACGCTTCAACAAGACCATCGTCGACTACCTGAAGTTTGCCCGCGATTTCAACGAGAAATTCCCGGGCTTCGAAACCGACGTGCACGGCCTGGTGAAGCGCGAAGTGAATGGCAAACGCGATTACTTCGTGGATTGCGTGCGGCAGTAA
- a CDS encoding ABC transporter ATP-binding protein, with translation MFGWFERLLYPYPDAVMTPPPRGFFAFVWACTKGLRPYIIAMTLLTAVTGAFEALLFAMMGRIVDWLGHVEPANLWSHESSNLLLLAGVLLASPVVVALQSMFKQQALAGNFPMLLRWKFHRLMLNQSMHFYQDEFAGRVATKVMQTSLAVRDVCMILCDILVFVVIYFVTMVAVVGSFDGWMLVPFLSWLVLYGLALYYFVPRLSKVAKAQADARSLMTGRITDAYTNIATVKLFSHAGREAGYARSAMQEFLQTVHGQMRLVTGFEIVNHVLSMLLILSTAGAALWLWTQGQVGIGAVAAATAMALRLNGISHWVMWEFASLFEQVGTVQDGINTLSRQQAVQDQADAKPLQVKQGTLDFERVGFAYGGERPVIDQLSLHIRPGEKIGLVGRSGAGKSTIVNLLLRFYDVEQGRILIDGQDIAHVTQDSLRAQVGMVTQDTSLLHRSVRDNLLYGRPDATDADMLVAAQRAEAHDFILTLTDPKGRTGYDAHVGERGVKLSGGQRQRIAIARVMLKDAPILLLDEATSALDSEVEAAIQASLYRLMEGKTVVAIAHRLSTIAAMDRLIVLDKGRIVEEGDHRSLLEHGGLYARLWAHQSGGFLGEEVDEDVLPGETQAALA, from the coding sequence ATGTTTGGTTGGTTCGAAAGACTGTTGTATCCGTATCCGGATGCGGTCATGACGCCGCCGCCGCGCGGTTTTTTTGCGTTTGTCTGGGCCTGCACCAAGGGTTTGCGGCCTTATATCATTGCCATGACCTTGCTGACCGCTGTCACCGGCGCGTTCGAGGCTCTGCTGTTTGCCATGATGGGACGGATCGTCGACTGGCTGGGCCATGTCGAACCGGCCAATTTGTGGAGCCACGAAAGCAGCAACCTGCTTTTATTGGCGGGGGTGCTGCTGGCCAGTCCGGTGGTCGTCGCCTTGCAAAGCATGTTCAAGCAGCAGGCGCTGGCGGGCAATTTCCCGATGCTGCTGCGTTGGAAATTTCATCGCCTGATGCTGAACCAGAGCATGCATTTCTACCAGGACGAGTTTGCCGGCCGGGTCGCCACCAAGGTCATGCAGACCTCGCTGGCGGTGCGCGACGTCTGCATGATCCTGTGCGACATCCTGGTATTCGTGGTGATCTATTTCGTCACCATGGTGGCGGTGGTCGGCAGCTTCGACGGCTGGATGCTGGTGCCGTTCCTGAGCTGGCTGGTGTTGTATGGCCTGGCCCTGTATTACTTTGTGCCGCGCCTGAGCAAGGTCGCCAAGGCCCAGGCCGATGCGCGTTCTCTGATGACCGGCCGGATTACCGACGCCTATACCAATATCGCCACCGTCAAGCTGTTCTCGCACGCTGGCCGCGAGGCTGGTTATGCGCGTTCGGCGATGCAGGAATTCCTGCAGACGGTGCATGGCCAGATGCGGTTGGTGACTGGCTTTGAAATCGTCAACCATGTCTTGAGCATGCTGCTGATCCTGAGCACGGCCGGCGCCGCGCTCTGGTTGTGGACGCAAGGCCAGGTCGGGATCGGCGCGGTGGCTGCGGCGACGGCGATGGCGCTGCGCCTGAACGGCATTTCGCATTGGGTCATGTGGGAATTCGCCTCCTTGTTCGAGCAGGTCGGCACGGTGCAGGACGGCATCAATACTTTGTCGCGCCAGCAGGCTGTGCAAGACCAGGCCGACGCCAAGCCGCTGCAAGTGAAGCAGGGCACGCTGGATTTCGAGCGGGTCGGATTCGCCTATGGCGGCGAGCGGCCGGTGATCGACCAGCTGTCGCTGCACATCCGTCCCGGCGAAAAGATCGGCCTGGTGGGCCGTTCCGGCGCCGGTAAATCGACTATCGTCAACCTGCTGCTGCGTTTCTATGACGTTGAGCAGGGCCGCATCCTGATCGACGGCCAGGACATTGCGCATGTCACGCAGGATAGCTTGCGGGCGCAGGTCGGCATGGTGACGCAGGATACGTCCTTGCTGCACCGTTCGGTGCGCGACAACCTGCTGTACGGCCGTCCTGACGCTACCGACGCCGACATGCTGGTGGCGGCGCAGCGGGCCGAGGCGCATGACTTCATCCTGACCTTGACCGATCCCAAGGGCCGCACCGGCTACGACGCCCATGTCGGCGAACGCGGCGTCAAGCTGTCCGGCGGCCAGCGCCAGCGGATAGCGATCGCGCGCGTGATGCTGAAAGACGCGCCTATCCTGCTGCTGGATGAGGCCACCAGCGCGCTCGATTCGGAAGTCGAGGCAGCGATCCAGGCCAGCTTGTACCGGCTGATGGAAGGCAAGACGGTGGTGGCGATTGCGCACCGCCTGTCGACCATCGCCGCCATGGATCGCCTGATCGTGCTCGACAAGGGCCGCATAGTGGAAGAGGGCGATCACCGCAGCCTGCTGGAACACGGCGGCCTGTATGCGCGCTTGTGGGCGCACCAGAGCGGCGGTTTCCTCGGCGAAGAAGTGGATGAAGATGTGCTGCCGGGCGAAACCCAGGCTGCACTGGCTTGA